The Apus apus isolate bApuApu2 chromosome 8, bApuApu2.pri.cur, whole genome shotgun sequence genome has a window encoding:
- the CEP63 gene encoding centrosomal protein of 63 kDa isoform X5 translates to MEALLEGMQRNGQGGRGFLTSCEAELQELMKQIDIMVAHKKSEWEGQTQALEACLSAREQELSSVRAALQEKEKEVEDLEKAKQDMVREFEQQLRKFQEELSRLRRSYEKLQKKKLREARGDASKRQGEDEFEISCLTRKLESQLSGRRQMVESVELASQLEVQHLTSKLERASDALCASKLEVERLNVRVDSLTESSQMILEDQQRVQEELRQSKKMLEVLQDEKMELRATLQAQEDFIDRSKLHQEQLQKELARVTETLHRKELLIRALEERLQEKQVSSLGLEDGLLQLDVAQQKEQHLQPEVTHLEDSLVSLSCAQLGGELHERSQELQALEEHHPESKAEMEKLKEQLSQAEQTHSSELEEMKREISRLTQELQQRDITIASASGTTSDLEQRLRAEFERAEIERAERKAVEHRVLLVQLETLRLENRLLSEMLKKAECGMLEGKGVTLKALTEDYAAELNTLKSENQQLKKDLAEARAKVELAQQVCQDEGTAQQLQDKEPEARDVQYRVTREAQHKPDEQAERIPHTPDGTILHHQGEPQRWGAAETGAVTPATGELPTQSCRENCMESSALGAVLGVDSLLHVLDGNKDFAGEAPKQSILDEQRASVPLCLLPTASVGSIAARYLKEEELRSQHILECLNAHIEDLKKESEKIVREFGHQE, encoded by the exons ATGGAGGCTTTGCTGGAAGGAATGCAGAGAAATGGGCAGGGGGG CAGAGGGTTCTTGACTTCCTGcgaggctgagctgcaggagctgatgaAGCAGATTGACATCATGGTGGCTCACAAGAAATCAGAATGGGAAGGACAGACACAAGCCTTGGAAGCTTGCCTGAGTGCTCGAGAGCAGGAACTTTCCTCAGTCAGGGCTGCtctgcaagaaaaggaaaaggag GTAGAAGACTTGGAAAAAGCCAAACAGGACATGGTTAGAGAATTTGAACAACAGCTGAGGAAATTTCAAGAGGAG TTGTCCAGGCTGAGGAGGAGCTatgagaagctgcagaagaagaAGCTAAGAGAAGCTAGAGGAGATGCTAGCAAGAGACAAGGGGAAGATGAGTTTGAAATTAGTTGCCTGACCAGGAAATTGGAG AGCCAGCTTTCCGGTCGGAGGCAGATGGTGGAGTCGGTGGAGCTGGCCAGCCAGTTGGAAGTGCAGCACTTAACCAGCAAGCTGGAGAGGGCCAGTGATGCTCTCTGTGCCAGCAAGTTGGAGGTGGAGAGGCTTAACGTCAGAGTGGACAGCCTGACTGAAAGCAGTCAGATGATTCTGGAAGATCAGCAAAGAGTTCAAGAAGAATTAAGGCAATCCAAGAAAATGTTAGAG GTGCTACAGGATGAGAAGATGGAGCTTAGAGCTACCTTGCAGGCTCAGGAAGATTTCATTGACCGCTCCAAGCTGCACCAGGAACAGCTACAGAAAGAGCTGGCCAGGGTGACTGAAACTCTTCACAGAAAAGAACTCCTCATCAG GGCCTTGGAGGAACGCTTGCAAGAGAAACAAGTGTCCTCTCTGGGGCTGGAGGAtgggctcctgcagctggatGTTGCCCAGCAGAAGGAACAGCACTTGCAGCCAGAAGTGACTCATCTGGAGGACAG CCTGGTGTCGTTGAGCTGTGCACAGCTGGGTGGAGAGCTGCACGAGAGGAGCCAAgagctgcaggcactggaagaaCACCATCCTGAGTCCAAGGCAGAGATGGAAAAG CTGAAAGAGCAGCTCTCtcaggctgaacaaactcaCAGCAGTGAGCTAGAAGAGATGAAAAGGGAAATCTCCAGGTTGACACAGGAGCTACAGCAGCGGGACATCACAATTGCATCTGCAAGTGGCACCACATCTGACCTAGAACAACGGCTGAGAGCAGAGTTTGAGAGAGCAGAGATtgaaagagcagagaggaaagctgtggagcaCAGG GTACTTCTggtccagctggaaaccctgaGGTTGGAAAACCGCCTTCTCTCGGAGATGCTGAAGAAGGCAGAGTGCGGAATGCTTGAG GGAAAAGGTGTCACCCTGAAAGCACTGACTGAAGACTATGCTGCTGAACTTAATACATTAAAATCTGAGAACCAGCAATTGAAGAAGGATCTTGCAGAGGCCAGAGCAAAAGTGGAGCTTGCTCAGCAGGTCTGCCAGGATGAGggcactgctcagcagctgcaggacaagGAGCCTGAAGCCAGGGACGTGCAGTACAG GGTGACTCGAGAAGCACAGCACAAACCTGATGAGCAAGCAGAGAGGATACCCCACACACCTGATGGGACTATTCTGCACCATCAAGGGGAGCCCCAGAGGTGGGGTGCTGCTGAAACAGGAGCTGTGACCCCTGCGACGGGTGAGCTGCccacccagagctgcagggaaaaCTGCATGGAGTCATCTGCtttgggtgctgtgctgggagtgGATTCTTTGCTCCATGTGCTGGATGGAAACAAGGATTTTGCAGGGGAAGCACCTAAGCAGTCCATCCTGGATGAGCAGAGGGCATCTGTGCCTTTG TGCCTGCTGCCTACAGCTTCAGTTGGATCAATAGCTGCCAGATACCTGAAAGAGGAAGAACTGAGATCCCAGCACATCCTGGAGTGCCTGAATGCTCACATTGAGGACCTGAAGAAAGAGAGTGAAAAGATAGTGAGAGAATTTGGACACCAGGAGTAA
- the CEP63 gene encoding centrosomal protein of 63 kDa isoform X6, translating into MEALLEGMQRNGQGGRGFLTSCEAELQELMKQIDIMVAHKKSEWEGQTQALEACLSAREQELSSVRAALQEKEKEVEDLEKAKQDMVREFEQQLRKFQEELSRLRRSYEKLQKKKLREARGDASKRQGEDEFEISCLTRKLEEFHQKSLDWEKQRVLYQQQVASLEAQRKALAEQSELMQQSQLSGRRQMVESVELASQLEVQHLTSKLERASDALCASKLEVERLNVRVDSLTESSQMILEDQQRVQEELRQSKKMLEVLQDEKMELRATLQAQEDFIDRSKLHQEQLQKELARVTETLHRKELLIRALEERLQEKQVSSLGLEDGLLQLDVAQQKEQHLQPEVTHLEDSLVSLSCAQLGGELHERSQELQALEEHHPESKAEMEKVLLVQLETLRLENRLLSEMLKKAECGMLEGKGVTLKALTEDYAAELNTLKSENQQLKKDLAEARAKVELAQQVCQDEGTAQQLQDKEPEARDVQYRVTREAQHKPDEQAERIPHTPDGTILHHQGEPQRWGAAETGAVTPATGELPTQSCRENCMESSALGAVLGVDSLLHVLDGNKDFAGEAPKQSILDEQRASVPLCLLPTASVGSIAARYLKEEELRSQHILECLNAHIEDLKKESEKIVREFGHQE; encoded by the exons ATGGAGGCTTTGCTGGAAGGAATGCAGAGAAATGGGCAGGGGGG CAGAGGGTTCTTGACTTCCTGcgaggctgagctgcaggagctgatgaAGCAGATTGACATCATGGTGGCTCACAAGAAATCAGAATGGGAAGGACAGACACAAGCCTTGGAAGCTTGCCTGAGTGCTCGAGAGCAGGAACTTTCCTCAGTCAGGGCTGCtctgcaagaaaaggaaaaggag GTAGAAGACTTGGAAAAAGCCAAACAGGACATGGTTAGAGAATTTGAACAACAGCTGAGGAAATTTCAAGAGGAG TTGTCCAGGCTGAGGAGGAGCTatgagaagctgcagaagaagaAGCTAAGAGAAGCTAGAGGAGATGCTAGCAAGAGACAAGGGGAAGATGAGTTTGAAATTAGTTGCCTGACCAGGAAATTGGAG GAGTTCCACCAGAAATCCCTGGACTGGGAGAAGCAGCGTGTGCTCTACCAGCAGCAGGTGGCATCACTGGAAGCACAGAGGAAGGCTCTGGCTGAGCAGTCAGAGCTCATGCAG CAGAGCCAGCTTTCCGGTCGGAGGCAGATGGTGGAGTCGGTGGAGCTGGCCAGCCAGTTGGAAGTGCAGCACTTAACCAGCAAGCTGGAGAGGGCCAGTGATGCTCTCTGTGCCAGCAAGTTGGAGGTGGAGAGGCTTAACGTCAGAGTGGACAGCCTGACTGAAAGCAGTCAGATGATTCTGGAAGATCAGCAAAGAGTTCAAGAAGAATTAAGGCAATCCAAGAAAATGTTAGAG GTGCTACAGGATGAGAAGATGGAGCTTAGAGCTACCTTGCAGGCTCAGGAAGATTTCATTGACCGCTCCAAGCTGCACCAGGAACAGCTACAGAAAGAGCTGGCCAGGGTGACTGAAACTCTTCACAGAAAAGAACTCCTCATCAG GGCCTTGGAGGAACGCTTGCAAGAGAAACAAGTGTCCTCTCTGGGGCTGGAGGAtgggctcctgcagctggatGTTGCCCAGCAGAAGGAACAGCACTTGCAGCCAGAAGTGACTCATCTGGAGGACAG CCTGGTGTCGTTGAGCTGTGCACAGCTGGGTGGAGAGCTGCACGAGAGGAGCCAAgagctgcaggcactggaagaaCACCATCCTGAGTCCAAGGCAGAGATGGAAAAG GTACTTCTggtccagctggaaaccctgaGGTTGGAAAACCGCCTTCTCTCGGAGATGCTGAAGAAGGCAGAGTGCGGAATGCTTGAG GGAAAAGGTGTCACCCTGAAAGCACTGACTGAAGACTATGCTGCTGAACTTAATACATTAAAATCTGAGAACCAGCAATTGAAGAAGGATCTTGCAGAGGCCAGAGCAAAAGTGGAGCTTGCTCAGCAGGTCTGCCAGGATGAGggcactgctcagcagctgcaggacaagGAGCCTGAAGCCAGGGACGTGCAGTACAG GGTGACTCGAGAAGCACAGCACAAACCTGATGAGCAAGCAGAGAGGATACCCCACACACCTGATGGGACTATTCTGCACCATCAAGGGGAGCCCCAGAGGTGGGGTGCTGCTGAAACAGGAGCTGTGACCCCTGCGACGGGTGAGCTGCccacccagagctgcagggaaaaCTGCATGGAGTCATCTGCtttgggtgctgtgctgggagtgGATTCTTTGCTCCATGTGCTGGATGGAAACAAGGATTTTGCAGGGGAAGCACCTAAGCAGTCCATCCTGGATGAGCAGAGGGCATCTGTGCCTTTG TGCCTGCTGCCTACAGCTTCAGTTGGATCAATAGCTGCCAGATACCTGAAAGAGGAAGAACTGAGATCCCAGCACATCCTGGAGTGCCTGAATGCTCACATTGAGGACCTGAAGAAAGAGAGTGAAAAGATAGTGAGAGAATTTGGACACCAGGAGTAA
- the CEP63 gene encoding centrosomal protein of 63 kDa isoform X4: protein MEALLEGMQRNGQGGRGFLTSCEAELQELMKQIDIMVAHKKSEWEGQTQALEACLSAREQELSSVRAALQEKEKEVEDLEKAKQDMVREFEQQLRKFQEELSRLRRSYEKLQKKKLREARGDASKRQGEDEFEISCLTRKLEQSQLSGRRQMVESVELASQLEVQHLTSKLERASDALCASKLEVERLNVRVDSLTESSQMILEDQQRVQEELRQSKKMLEVLQDEKMELRATLQAQEDFIDRSKLHQEQLQKELARVTETLHRKELLIRALEERLQEKQVSSLGLEDGLLQLDVAQQKEQHLQPEVTHLEDSLVSLSCAQLGGELHERSQELQALEEHHPESKAEMEKLKEQLSQAEQTHSSELEEMKREISRLTQELQQRDITIASASGTTSDLEQRLRAEFERAEIERAERKAVEHRVLLVQLETLRLENRLLSEMLKKAECGMLEGKGVTLKALTEDYAAELNTLKSENQQLKKDLAEARAKVELAQQVCQDEGTAQQLQDKEPEARDVQYRVTREAQHKPDEQAERIPHTPDGTILHHQGEPQRWGAAETGAVTPATGELPTQSCRENCMESSALGAVLGVDSLLHVLDGNKDFAGEAPKQSILDEQRASVPLCLLPTASVGSIAARYLKEEELRSQHILECLNAHIEDLKKESEKIVREFGHQE from the exons ATGGAGGCTTTGCTGGAAGGAATGCAGAGAAATGGGCAGGGGGG CAGAGGGTTCTTGACTTCCTGcgaggctgagctgcaggagctgatgaAGCAGATTGACATCATGGTGGCTCACAAGAAATCAGAATGGGAAGGACAGACACAAGCCTTGGAAGCTTGCCTGAGTGCTCGAGAGCAGGAACTTTCCTCAGTCAGGGCTGCtctgcaagaaaaggaaaaggag GTAGAAGACTTGGAAAAAGCCAAACAGGACATGGTTAGAGAATTTGAACAACAGCTGAGGAAATTTCAAGAGGAG TTGTCCAGGCTGAGGAGGAGCTatgagaagctgcagaagaagaAGCTAAGAGAAGCTAGAGGAGATGCTAGCAAGAGACAAGGGGAAGATGAGTTTGAAATTAGTTGCCTGACCAGGAAATTGGAG CAGAGCCAGCTTTCCGGTCGGAGGCAGATGGTGGAGTCGGTGGAGCTGGCCAGCCAGTTGGAAGTGCAGCACTTAACCAGCAAGCTGGAGAGGGCCAGTGATGCTCTCTGTGCCAGCAAGTTGGAGGTGGAGAGGCTTAACGTCAGAGTGGACAGCCTGACTGAAAGCAGTCAGATGATTCTGGAAGATCAGCAAAGAGTTCAAGAAGAATTAAGGCAATCCAAGAAAATGTTAGAG GTGCTACAGGATGAGAAGATGGAGCTTAGAGCTACCTTGCAGGCTCAGGAAGATTTCATTGACCGCTCCAAGCTGCACCAGGAACAGCTACAGAAAGAGCTGGCCAGGGTGACTGAAACTCTTCACAGAAAAGAACTCCTCATCAG GGCCTTGGAGGAACGCTTGCAAGAGAAACAAGTGTCCTCTCTGGGGCTGGAGGAtgggctcctgcagctggatGTTGCCCAGCAGAAGGAACAGCACTTGCAGCCAGAAGTGACTCATCTGGAGGACAG CCTGGTGTCGTTGAGCTGTGCACAGCTGGGTGGAGAGCTGCACGAGAGGAGCCAAgagctgcaggcactggaagaaCACCATCCTGAGTCCAAGGCAGAGATGGAAAAG CTGAAAGAGCAGCTCTCtcaggctgaacaaactcaCAGCAGTGAGCTAGAAGAGATGAAAAGGGAAATCTCCAGGTTGACACAGGAGCTACAGCAGCGGGACATCACAATTGCATCTGCAAGTGGCACCACATCTGACCTAGAACAACGGCTGAGAGCAGAGTTTGAGAGAGCAGAGATtgaaagagcagagaggaaagctgtggagcaCAGG GTACTTCTggtccagctggaaaccctgaGGTTGGAAAACCGCCTTCTCTCGGAGATGCTGAAGAAGGCAGAGTGCGGAATGCTTGAG GGAAAAGGTGTCACCCTGAAAGCACTGACTGAAGACTATGCTGCTGAACTTAATACATTAAAATCTGAGAACCAGCAATTGAAGAAGGATCTTGCAGAGGCCAGAGCAAAAGTGGAGCTTGCTCAGCAGGTCTGCCAGGATGAGggcactgctcagcagctgcaggacaagGAGCCTGAAGCCAGGGACGTGCAGTACAG GGTGACTCGAGAAGCACAGCACAAACCTGATGAGCAAGCAGAGAGGATACCCCACACACCTGATGGGACTATTCTGCACCATCAAGGGGAGCCCCAGAGGTGGGGTGCTGCTGAAACAGGAGCTGTGACCCCTGCGACGGGTGAGCTGCccacccagagctgcagggaaaaCTGCATGGAGTCATCTGCtttgggtgctgtgctgggagtgGATTCTTTGCTCCATGTGCTGGATGGAAACAAGGATTTTGCAGGGGAAGCACCTAAGCAGTCCATCCTGGATGAGCAGAGGGCATCTGTGCCTTTG TGCCTGCTGCCTACAGCTTCAGTTGGATCAATAGCTGCCAGATACCTGAAAGAGGAAGAACTGAGATCCCAGCACATCCTGGAGTGCCTGAATGCTCACATTGAGGACCTGAAGAAAGAGAGTGAAAAGATAGTGAGAGAATTTGGACACCAGGAGTAA
- the CEP63 gene encoding centrosomal protein of 63 kDa isoform X2, which translates to MEALLEGMQRNGQGGRGFLTSCEAELQELMKQIDIMVAHKKSEWEGQTQALEACLSAREQELSSVRAALQEKEKEVEDLEKAKQDMVREFEQQLRKFQEELSRLRRSYEKLQKKKLREARGDASKRQGEDEFEISCLTRKLEEFHQKSLDWEKQRVLYQQQVASLEAQRKALAEQSELMQSQLSGRRQMVESVELASQLEVQHLTSKLERASDALCASKLEVERLNVRVDSLTESSQMILEDQQRVQEELRQSKKMLEVLQDEKMELRATLQAQEDFIDRSKLHQEQLQKELARVTETLHRKELLIRALEERLQEKQVSSLGLEDGLLQLDVAQQKEQHLQPEVTHLEDSLVSLSCAQLGGELHERSQELQALEEHHPESKAEMEKLKEQLSQAEQTHSSELEEMKREISRLTQELQQRDITIASASGTTSDLEQRLRAEFERAEIERAERKAVEHRVLLVQLETLRLENRLLSEMLKKAECGMLEGKGVTLKALTEDYAAELNTLKSENQQLKKDLAEARAKVELAQQVCQDEGTAQQLQDKEPEARDVQYRVTREAQHKPDEQAERIPHTPDGTILHHQGEPQRWGAAETGAVTPATGELPTQSCRENCMESSALGAVLGVDSLLHVLDGNKDFAGEAPKQSILDEQRASVPLCLLPTASVGSIAARYLKEEELRSQHILECLNAHIEDLKKESEKIVREFGHQE; encoded by the exons ATGGAGGCTTTGCTGGAAGGAATGCAGAGAAATGGGCAGGGGGG CAGAGGGTTCTTGACTTCCTGcgaggctgagctgcaggagctgatgaAGCAGATTGACATCATGGTGGCTCACAAGAAATCAGAATGGGAAGGACAGACACAAGCCTTGGAAGCTTGCCTGAGTGCTCGAGAGCAGGAACTTTCCTCAGTCAGGGCTGCtctgcaagaaaaggaaaaggag GTAGAAGACTTGGAAAAAGCCAAACAGGACATGGTTAGAGAATTTGAACAACAGCTGAGGAAATTTCAAGAGGAG TTGTCCAGGCTGAGGAGGAGCTatgagaagctgcagaagaagaAGCTAAGAGAAGCTAGAGGAGATGCTAGCAAGAGACAAGGGGAAGATGAGTTTGAAATTAGTTGCCTGACCAGGAAATTGGAG GAGTTCCACCAGAAATCCCTGGACTGGGAGAAGCAGCGTGTGCTCTACCAGCAGCAGGTGGCATCACTGGAAGCACAGAGGAAGGCTCTGGCTGAGCAGTCAGAGCTCATGCAG AGCCAGCTTTCCGGTCGGAGGCAGATGGTGGAGTCGGTGGAGCTGGCCAGCCAGTTGGAAGTGCAGCACTTAACCAGCAAGCTGGAGAGGGCCAGTGATGCTCTCTGTGCCAGCAAGTTGGAGGTGGAGAGGCTTAACGTCAGAGTGGACAGCCTGACTGAAAGCAGTCAGATGATTCTGGAAGATCAGCAAAGAGTTCAAGAAGAATTAAGGCAATCCAAGAAAATGTTAGAG GTGCTACAGGATGAGAAGATGGAGCTTAGAGCTACCTTGCAGGCTCAGGAAGATTTCATTGACCGCTCCAAGCTGCACCAGGAACAGCTACAGAAAGAGCTGGCCAGGGTGACTGAAACTCTTCACAGAAAAGAACTCCTCATCAG GGCCTTGGAGGAACGCTTGCAAGAGAAACAAGTGTCCTCTCTGGGGCTGGAGGAtgggctcctgcagctggatGTTGCCCAGCAGAAGGAACAGCACTTGCAGCCAGAAGTGACTCATCTGGAGGACAG CCTGGTGTCGTTGAGCTGTGCACAGCTGGGTGGAGAGCTGCACGAGAGGAGCCAAgagctgcaggcactggaagaaCACCATCCTGAGTCCAAGGCAGAGATGGAAAAG CTGAAAGAGCAGCTCTCtcaggctgaacaaactcaCAGCAGTGAGCTAGAAGAGATGAAAAGGGAAATCTCCAGGTTGACACAGGAGCTACAGCAGCGGGACATCACAATTGCATCTGCAAGTGGCACCACATCTGACCTAGAACAACGGCTGAGAGCAGAGTTTGAGAGAGCAGAGATtgaaagagcagagaggaaagctgtggagcaCAGG GTACTTCTggtccagctggaaaccctgaGGTTGGAAAACCGCCTTCTCTCGGAGATGCTGAAGAAGGCAGAGTGCGGAATGCTTGAG GGAAAAGGTGTCACCCTGAAAGCACTGACTGAAGACTATGCTGCTGAACTTAATACATTAAAATCTGAGAACCAGCAATTGAAGAAGGATCTTGCAGAGGCCAGAGCAAAAGTGGAGCTTGCTCAGCAGGTCTGCCAGGATGAGggcactgctcagcagctgcaggacaagGAGCCTGAAGCCAGGGACGTGCAGTACAG GGTGACTCGAGAAGCACAGCACAAACCTGATGAGCAAGCAGAGAGGATACCCCACACACCTGATGGGACTATTCTGCACCATCAAGGGGAGCCCCAGAGGTGGGGTGCTGCTGAAACAGGAGCTGTGACCCCTGCGACGGGTGAGCTGCccacccagagctgcagggaaaaCTGCATGGAGTCATCTGCtttgggtgctgtgctgggagtgGATTCTTTGCTCCATGTGCTGGATGGAAACAAGGATTTTGCAGGGGAAGCACCTAAGCAGTCCATCCTGGATGAGCAGAGGGCATCTGTGCCTTTG TGCCTGCTGCCTACAGCTTCAGTTGGATCAATAGCTGCCAGATACCTGAAAGAGGAAGAACTGAGATCCCAGCACATCCTGGAGTGCCTGAATGCTCACATTGAGGACCTGAAGAAAGAGAGTGAAAAGATAGTGAGAGAATTTGGACACCAGGAGTAA
- the CEP63 gene encoding centrosomal protein of 63 kDa isoform X8 yields MEALLEGMQRNGQGGRGFLTSCEAELQELMKQIDIMVAHKKSEWEGQTQALEACLSAREQELSSVRAALQEKEKEVEDLEKAKQDMVREFEQQLRKFQEEQSQLSGRRQMVESVELASQLEVQHLTSKLERASDALCASKLEVERLNVRVDSLTESSQMILEDQQRVQEELRQSKKMLEVLQDEKMELRATLQAQEDFIDRSKLHQEQLQKELARVTETLHRKELLIRALEERLQEKQVSSLGLEDGLLQLDVAQQKEQHLQPEVTHLEDSLVSLSCAQLGGELHERSQELQALEEHHPESKAEMEKLKEQLSQAEQTHSSELEEMKREISRLTQELQQRDITIASASGTTSDLEQRLRAEFERAEIERAERKAVEHRVLLVQLETLRLENRLLSEMLKKAECGMLEGKGVTLKALTEDYAAELNTLKSENQQLKKDLAEARAKVELAQQVCQDEGTAQQLQDKEPEARDVQYRVTREAQHKPDEQAERIPHTPDGTILHHQGEPQRWGAAETGAVTPATGELPTQSCRENCMESSALGAVLGVDSLLHVLDGNKDFAGEAPKQSILDEQRASVPLCLLPTASVGSIAARYLKEEELRSQHILECLNAHIEDLKKESEKIVREFGHQE; encoded by the exons ATGGAGGCTTTGCTGGAAGGAATGCAGAGAAATGGGCAGGGGGG CAGAGGGTTCTTGACTTCCTGcgaggctgagctgcaggagctgatgaAGCAGATTGACATCATGGTGGCTCACAAGAAATCAGAATGGGAAGGACAGACACAAGCCTTGGAAGCTTGCCTGAGTGCTCGAGAGCAGGAACTTTCCTCAGTCAGGGCTGCtctgcaagaaaaggaaaaggag GTAGAAGACTTGGAAAAAGCCAAACAGGACATGGTTAGAGAATTTGAACAACAGCTGAGGAAATTTCAAGAGGAG CAGAGCCAGCTTTCCGGTCGGAGGCAGATGGTGGAGTCGGTGGAGCTGGCCAGCCAGTTGGAAGTGCAGCACTTAACCAGCAAGCTGGAGAGGGCCAGTGATGCTCTCTGTGCCAGCAAGTTGGAGGTGGAGAGGCTTAACGTCAGAGTGGACAGCCTGACTGAAAGCAGTCAGATGATTCTGGAAGATCAGCAAAGAGTTCAAGAAGAATTAAGGCAATCCAAGAAAATGTTAGAG GTGCTACAGGATGAGAAGATGGAGCTTAGAGCTACCTTGCAGGCTCAGGAAGATTTCATTGACCGCTCCAAGCTGCACCAGGAACAGCTACAGAAAGAGCTGGCCAGGGTGACTGAAACTCTTCACAGAAAAGAACTCCTCATCAG GGCCTTGGAGGAACGCTTGCAAGAGAAACAAGTGTCCTCTCTGGGGCTGGAGGAtgggctcctgcagctggatGTTGCCCAGCAGAAGGAACAGCACTTGCAGCCAGAAGTGACTCATCTGGAGGACAG CCTGGTGTCGTTGAGCTGTGCACAGCTGGGTGGAGAGCTGCACGAGAGGAGCCAAgagctgcaggcactggaagaaCACCATCCTGAGTCCAAGGCAGAGATGGAAAAG CTGAAAGAGCAGCTCTCtcaggctgaacaaactcaCAGCAGTGAGCTAGAAGAGATGAAAAGGGAAATCTCCAGGTTGACACAGGAGCTACAGCAGCGGGACATCACAATTGCATCTGCAAGTGGCACCACATCTGACCTAGAACAACGGCTGAGAGCAGAGTTTGAGAGAGCAGAGATtgaaagagcagagaggaaagctgtggagcaCAGG GTACTTCTggtccagctggaaaccctgaGGTTGGAAAACCGCCTTCTCTCGGAGATGCTGAAGAAGGCAGAGTGCGGAATGCTTGAG GGAAAAGGTGTCACCCTGAAAGCACTGACTGAAGACTATGCTGCTGAACTTAATACATTAAAATCTGAGAACCAGCAATTGAAGAAGGATCTTGCAGAGGCCAGAGCAAAAGTGGAGCTTGCTCAGCAGGTCTGCCAGGATGAGggcactgctcagcagctgcaggacaagGAGCCTGAAGCCAGGGACGTGCAGTACAG GGTGACTCGAGAAGCACAGCACAAACCTGATGAGCAAGCAGAGAGGATACCCCACACACCTGATGGGACTATTCTGCACCATCAAGGGGAGCCCCAGAGGTGGGGTGCTGCTGAAACAGGAGCTGTGACCCCTGCGACGGGTGAGCTGCccacccagagctgcagggaaaaCTGCATGGAGTCATCTGCtttgggtgctgtgctgggagtgGATTCTTTGCTCCATGTGCTGGATGGAAACAAGGATTTTGCAGGGGAAGCACCTAAGCAGTCCATCCTGGATGAGCAGAGGGCATCTGTGCCTTTG TGCCTGCTGCCTACAGCTTCAGTTGGATCAATAGCTGCCAGATACCTGAAAGAGGAAGAACTGAGATCCCAGCACATCCTGGAGTGCCTGAATGCTCACATTGAGGACCTGAAGAAAGAGAGTGAAAAGATAGTGAGAGAATTTGGACACCAGGAGTAA